The stretch of DNA AGGAGTGACTCTGATCTAGGCTAATCTCTGCCTGGTGCACAGGAGTGACTCTGATCTAGGCTCATCTCTACTGGTGCGCAGGAGTGACTCTGATCTAGGCTCGTCTCTGCCCGGTGCACAGGAGTGACTCTGATCTAGGCTCATCTCTACTGATGCACAGGAGTGACTCTGATCTAGGCTAATCTCTGCCCGGTGCACAGGAGTGACTCTGATCTAGGCTCGTCTCTGCCCGATGCATAGGAGTGACTCTGTTCTAGGCTCATCTCTACTGATGCACAGGAGTGACTCTGATCTACGCTCATCTCTACTGATGCACAGGAGTGACTCTGATCTATGCTCATCTCTACTGATGCACAGGAGTAACTCTGATCTAGGCTCGCCTCTGCCCGGTATATAGGAGTGACTCTCATCTAGACTAGTCTCACCTCGATGCTCAGGAGTGACTCTCATCTAGACTAGTCTCTGCCCGCTGCACAGGAGTCCGACTTTGATCTCTTTTTTTGTCTGTGCTACTTCCTTCGATAGTTCTTACATTCTGGCAGCTGCACTTAGATGTCAGTTCTCTTGTTTGGACATTTTCCTTTTTGTTAAGAAGACCCCCAACAATCAGCTGATCAAATGGATCTTGTGCTGGTTGGACCCCCCAGTGATCATATATAATCTCAGTGCAATAAGTGTTCAGCCCCTCTGCAGCGCCACCACTGGTGACATAAAGCATTACACAGTTCTTATGGTATCTAGCAGAGAGTCCTTGTAATGCTCGAACACGATGGCTCCTCCAGAGACGGACATGACTCTGGGAGGATCCAATGAAAGTTTCCATTAAGTGACACAAAGCAGAGATCTTAATCCTCCCAATTTTCTAAGCCCTTCAGTTTCAGGACGGACGGGGCGAGACAAGGTTTCATTAGACAGGTCGTCATTTCATGACTCACTTTTAGCCGGAGACCGCGTCTCTGACATGATTGTTTTAAGTTTGTGATGGAAAAGTAAAAGGAATTCTATAATTAAGGAGACCCCAAAGCTTTGGTCTAATTCCTAATTCCTGTGCAATCTATTGTTCCCAGTTGTCAGCCATGGCCGAGAGCGAAGGATTGGTCATTCTGCATATGGGAATATGGCCTAATCCTGACCGAGGTCATTCCTACTCCAATCAGCACAGTCTAGCAGGCTTTGTATTTCTATGGAGAGCGGAGATCAGCAGCCGCCAGGCACCGATGGCGCCACTTATCCTATGGGGGAAGTCACCGGAGCCGTCCCAACAGAACCCGATCAGCTCGCAGGAAAGGAAAGGAAGGCAAGGATTCGGAGTCTTACTCTGGCTGAGGGTATACAGGTCGGGTGCCAAAAGAGGGGCCGATTTCACTGTCTGAGACCCCGTAGAGAACTCTGGGAAGGACGGAATCATGGAGCCAAAGGCAAGAATAAAACACAGTGCGACAACCTGCAGAGAGGAGAGAGAAGTCAGAGGGACGGCGTGCAAACGAGAGACGGTTACAGTGTTAGTATGGAGATATCGCCATCACGTACATCAGTAAGTGTTATACCGAGACCGGCACCATAGGGGCCCCACACATAACACATGCCAGGAGTGAAGAATCTGAGAGCTGCAGGTGCATGCTCTTacccatagggggcagcattagaaATGGCCGAATGGGCTAAAGCACAGGAAAACAGCTCCAGTCATGGTTAATGGAAACAAGATATTAAAGGGCTGTCCTCATCTGCGTTAGTGATGCCATATCCCTAGATTATGCCGTCACTTAATGATCGCTGGGACCCCCAGAAACCCCGAGAATAAAGGGGTCCCCTGCACAACAAACTTAGCTGAGCAGGAGCTTTATTCTCGGGATCAGGGTTATTGGGGGGTTCCAGAGGTCAGATCCTCGGCGTTCATTAAATGATGGTGTATTTCAGCGATCTGCCATCACTGAGATGAGAAGAAGTTAATCTGTACCAGGAATATACAAAGTTATAAGACAGCAAAGCAAAACTCAGAACGAGCTCCCAAGATGACGGCTCCACAATCTCAGAGTGTAATTCCGCTGTGTAGGGGTGATGGTGCTCAGGGCTGCCCATCCTCATCTTCATCTCACACGGTCATAGAATAACATGGTAAAATCCTGGACttgtgcggccaccactagggggagctaacaaCCTATGTGATTTGTATGACCAGCGCTGAATTCAATGCCGGGTGTAAAGATCTACAACCAGTTGTGTTATGGTCACAGTTCAGTATCAGCTGTAGGGTGGTCCGGCCGGAGATAAGCGCCACCTGCCCACAGATGGGTCACTTTTATCATTCTCTTAGAATTGTTCCCGTAGTCACGATTATTAATCAAGAGCATCCAGTGTACGGCCACTAATAGTCATACTGGAGAATGGTCAGTGGTGAAGACCCCCGAATGAGCAGAGTTATCAATGGAAGCTGCTGGGGACACTGATAAACAGACACTGAGGCGGACATAAAACATAGTACAGAGACTCCGGAGAACACTCAGTCAGGGGCGCAGACGCTCTTGAAAACACTCAGGGGTGCAGACGCTCTTGAAAACACTCAGGGGTGCAGGCGCTCCAGAAAACACTCAGGGGTGCAGGCGCTCCAGAAAACACTCAGGGGTGCAGGCGCTCCAGAAAACAATCAGGGGTGCAGACGCTTCAGAAAACACTCAGGGGTGCAGATGCTTCAGAAAACAGTCAGGGGTGCAGGCGCACCAGAAAACACTCAGGGGTGCAGGCGCACCAGAAAACACTCAGGAGTGCAGAGGCTCCAGAAAACACTCAGGAGGGCAGACGCTCCAGAAAACACTCAGGGGTGCAGGCGCACCAGAACACACTCAGGGGTGCAGGCGCACCAGAAAACACTCAGGGGTGCAGACGCTTCAGAAAACACTCAGGGGTGCAGGCGCACCAGAACACACTCAGGGGGGCAGACACTCCGGAGAGCACTTAGGGACGCAGACGCTCTGGAGAACACTCGGGGGCAGATGCTCTGGAGAACACTTAGGGGTGCAGACACTCTGGAGAGCACTTAGGGGTGCAGACGCTCCGGAGAGCACTCAGGGGGGCAGACGCTCTGGAGAACACTTAGGTGATGTAATATGGGGAACATGAGCCTGTATAACTGAATTTGTAAGATTTATAGGTACATTATAATACATATATGATATAATGTCAGGTTTGTTATGCAGACAGACCGCAGCAcaggtgaatatatatatatatatatatatatatatatatatatatatgtatataacatGCATGTGCACATGATACAAGTAACTCGCCCTTGGCTCAGAGTAAAGCACAGAGACCGGAGTCTCCTACACATAAGACTCTTCGGCCCATCGGGGTCACCCACAAGGGGGCACATTTCTACAAATAACCGGAGGTCTCTGAAGTCCAGAGGAGATGAAGGCCGGCTGTCGCATTGTTCCGCCATCACACGGGGTCATCTTATCCTAGGACCTACCATAAGACAAGTTCCCGTCTGGGTTGCTGCAAGTTTGCAGGGTCTTGGCACTTTTCCTGTTACTAAAGCCTGGAGCTTCTGTAACTGCTGCAGCAGAGACCTGTGGAGTAAAACACAACTTCAGAGCGGAGCTGTAGCAATAGCCTGAAAGATCTGCAACTCAGGAGTCCGGGAAAGCTGAGTGACAGGGCTGTCAGAAGTGAAAAATCTACAACTGCCCTTCAGCTACCTCGCCATTTAGTAATGCTTCTCTTTGGCTGTAGAGGGGTCAGTGGGTGCAATGACAACGTCAGCACCTCCTACTCTGACACCTTTACTTCTTACATAGTGACTCTTTACCCAGGATTAGTGTATTACAATAATATTGTCCTATTGCAGAATTCTTAACAAGTCATTGCCAGGTGTGAACACCAGATGGCGCCACATTCCTGCACTCTCCCAGTATGAGCGGCTCTGCCCAGTCTGAGACAAGGCCCGGGTTATACACCTTCCAGCAGGACCCAATCCGCCCAGTAAACATTTGTCTGCTATTTTTTTCCTCTTATTTTTTCCAAACTTCAGTTTGTTCTGGTTAAAAATACAAGAAGTTTTCAAAGTGTCAATAAAATAATAGAACGCAGGTTCTTGCAATTGGAAATAGATGACTGTTTATGGATCCAGTGGGAAGTTTACTATTATTTGGGGGGGTATTACCTGTGGCGCCTGTGCGCTTGGTCTGGGATATAAGTGCAGAATAGCAGGAAGGACAATATAGTCATTTATTAATGTTTTATTCCCATACTGATGGCCATATTATAGCTATGTGCAATCACTGAGGTGCACGGATCTGGAACACGGCACCATTAATaatatatgtgaccctattacataTGCCTATGATAGGCCCCATGCAAACAATTTGTGCATTATCCTTAAAGTAACCCTCTGATATCACCAAATGTGCCTGTGTATTCAGCTATAATTTAGAGATTTAATTAAGTGTAAACCACAGGCCCATTGGTCACTTGGAAATCCATTATTTGGCAAAAATGGTTGTTCTAACATAAACTTGGTAGTTAATTTTCAGTGTTCGGTGGGAGGAAACCAAGTAGCAAATGTTTAGTTCCTCTGCAGCACCCCTGCAGGGCAAATGGAGCATTACATAGTGCCTTTGGGCTGCCCATATAATGCATGGATGTGTCCAGTCCTCCAATACGAGAGACAGACTTTATAGCCATGGCTGGTACATGAGGGCTCTGCGCAGGGGAAGAGGATACTGTAAAATGGGCTTTCATTTAATGCACAAGTACAATCTCCAGGGGTAAATGCATCAGGTATACCTGACTATGGAAATCCTCCTCAGCTAGTCCTGCTGGGGACAGGGCACATGAGCGGCCATAGTGGCCAGGTCGGAGCCCCTGTGCTGTAACAAGGCCTCGCAGATATTATGGCAAAAGGATTATGTGGTGCAAAATGCTGAGAGCGTGGACGTATATCTCACCTATTGGCGTTCTCCAGAGTCTCCACCTTTTTCCACAGCTCGCTGTTCTGTGATGTGAACGATTCCACCCTGCAAGAAAGCAGCGGCGACATAAAACACAATGGACGCAGCAGACGGTGCGCATGTGGAGTGCTATGCGGTgacacagaacaaaaggaacaatgCAACTAGGATACATGGCTGATAGTCATCAGGGCGACGCATGAGACACCGCACCCCTGGACTGGGAACGCGCCTGGGGCCACATCACAGGACTCACTTCTTTTCTAGGCACTCCACATACTCCTTTTTCTTCCTCCGACTCTCCTGTGCCGAGATCTGGGAGAAATAAAAATCCGGTGACAATCTATATTTTACACCAAGGCCAGAATATATAAAGTCGGCAAAGCTCCTAACATCATGGCAACCCCATGTGAATGGACTCCAGAGCAGAGTCTTTCCATCCCTCTACCCTATGACCGCATTTACATTAATGATGATGGGCCGAGCAGTCCACACGTTTTTAGGAAGCATAGAAAGGGGCCACCAAGCGTGAGCATGGGAAAGTGGAGCGGCTCAAGGTAAAAGGTTGCACAGGACATGGCTGCTTTCTCTGTCCAGCGGCTGTGCATGGCATTGCAGCTCAAGGGAAATGGATGGGGCTTATTTGCAATACCACACACGACCTGTGAACAGGAGTGGCGCTGTCCCGGGAAGAAAGCATTCGTGCATTCTTCGTGTTTAAACTAAGGACTTTAGTCCATGGCTTATTCGGCACACGGGCTGGTGACCCATGTAGGTGCCTAGTTCTACAGCGACATATGCAGTCTATGGTCTTCAGAGCTGGACACGTAAGTCCCGTCCTCACCTTGTTCTTAATCTTCCGACGCACTCTCTTCAGGGCTTTCTCTTCTGTTTTTGTCAGGGGCAGCTTGGTAGGAATGGGGTACCCCTCAGCCACTAAGGTGCGTCGTTCCTCTTCTGTCAGCATGAGCGGTCCTGACGTGCCCTGGAGCTTCTACGTgccgagaaaaagaaaaaaaatcccataTCTCAGTGTCCATAATGTGACAAAATACTTCATAGATCTGGGAaaggaccccccccaaaaaatagggGAGATGGTTGCCCTCCTAGCTGGGCACTTACATGGGGAGCGGTGAGCAGCGGTGAGGAGGAGATGGCATGAGATGACCGCGCGGCTGGACGGGCCGGACTTGGGGGTGGAAGAGAGCGAGGACTCTGAGATCCATCACTgtcactgctgtgactactggggggagTGAGAGGCATGACCCCTAAAACATCTGGAACAGAAAAAGACCAATATCAATTTGCAGTCCTGTGACCACCACCGATCTGCCTgtgataacaataaaaaaaaacacaaacgccATTTTTGGGGAACATCATTAAAGGCCCCACCGTATTAAGAGTTTATGACAATTGACAATAATTGAAAATTAAAATCAAGcggttgtgaaactacaactcccagcagctgGAGTGCCGCAAGTTACTGCACAGCAATGCAAAAAATATATCAAATGTGGTGCGGGGTACAGAAAAGCTGAGCGGCCATTATCCTGAGATGGTCAGCATCAGAGGTCACTGGCCTAGAGGTGCTGGACCCCCGGTACACCCCTCTAAATCTCCACTGTGTGCACATGCACGCTCCAGATATCCGATCACTTACCTGAGGTTACATTTAGCAGATGGTTTGGGATTCCTGGCTCTAATTTTATGTGCGATATTGAATTTCGAGAAACATTCTGCAAAATACAAACATTAGGCATTAAAGGGGTTAACTTACAGGGTATGTGATAACGTGTAGATCAGTGGGGTCTACGCTAACCCTATTATACAGTGGAGCGGCAGTGCACACGCCCGACCGCCGCCATCTACAACCTATGATGACTTTTACTGGCAGCTCAAAAGAGAATGACTGGCGCGGCGGCCGAGCAACCTGAGGCTCCATTCTAAAGGGGATAAAAGGGTCCATTCTGTGATCGGTGGTCCGACTCCCATTGATCTATCAGTGACCGTACCAAGGTCTCCCCGCTGATCACTGCACAGTTTCGGCACAGCCCAGTAGACTTGCTGACTTTTCCGAGAGTCCACTAGAGCTTCCATTTTTCTGGGAGCCTCATAGACTTCTCGGAAGAATTGGCAAgtaggtgatgcaccctaataaaaAACCCAGACTTTTGGGGTGACTATAGattaagatgttttttttttttaagtattttaatGCACTATGCACCAATGGGATTTGAGAATCATTCCGTTCCAGCGCAAAGTTGGAGAACAATAGTCAATGTGTCATGGCGACCGATCTGAATTAGAGGACGGGGGTCCAATAGCAAAAACACAAATAGAGGAGTCCTCAGATGGACGATCCTCACCAGGAGAGTGTGGTGAGGAGCAGCCATAAACCGCCTGGCCCTGACCATACAAGAGGCGGTGTAGCCAAGATGGACACAACCTCCATCATCTACACATGGGCCTAAGAGGCCACCACTTGGGCGCTACCGCAATGGTGCAACGGCTTTCGATATTCACTCTCCTACGTACCTCCTCATTGTGCGGTACCCCCGTACCAGGACCTTGCTGCAGCGGTACATTCGGATGCATGGGCTCTACTTTTGCAATGAGATTCTGTTCTTGCTTCACCAGTAAAGAGCAGAGTTCGTGCTCCAAGGCCCAGACGGCGCTTACCGGATCTGCAGGTCAGACATAAATAAGTTATAGACCTAGAGATCAAACTCTTATCGCCGATTATGGTTTCTGATACGAAATCATGGTGTCAAAGgataaaaaaaagacaaattaGTGTCTCTTGGTACCATCACTATTCTGTACCGCCACAATTAAAGAGAGTCACGCACCCATTGCACCCGCTGGACCCATCTCTTTAAGCACTGTATGGCATTTATACAAACAATAAGGCAGTATTATGTGCCACTTCTTATTTCGCACTGTATGGTAGTACTATTTAGGACTATatatggataatttttggacagtcTTATGGAAGTGCTACTTTCTATTTCCTCCCCCACAAAATGTTTTGCTCTGGTGATTCTGCAGACATTTGCTTGGCAAAGTGGCCATATACAGTACATTAGATTATTGTCCGCTTGAACCCACCAATTCTGGTGGAACCGGCAACTCATCTAATGAGCTGAGACCACCACCGGGGTCAAGCCAAAAGCCCGTACTGCACTTTCCAGTTTCCAACCTCCAAGACCACCATTGATCAGCAGAATGAAGAAGCCCCTTGATGCCCAAGGCACATGGCCTCATCTGTACAAGAGACCTGCAGCTCATTCTGACATTTGGTGGTGGTCTGTGGGGTTGGACCTTCACCAATCATCATTTAAACATGGCAATAATGACAGAGTGTGGTGAACtatgtatctatatgtgtgtagggacatatgtctagggttatatgtgtgactagtgatgatgtaacatctgtcctgaaggcaagtcgcacctaggtgttactaGGCACTTCCTTGggaatagtagaaattctgtctccagagctcaccaggaggtctggctagggccaaaaagaaaagcaacatttggcacctctgaggtcttggaggggagatgctaaattgcggcctgagggaagctatccctgggaaccatctcacacgtgtctccagaggaaaataatatatattcattagtagagcggccgtgcccaatcaaacagaccgcaattatgatattaacctgggaggccggtctagaaacctgacctcagaccaaagttataaatttaggctgcagacagagaattgtgttcacatgatgggggcagcctgagaagctgatgtgttgcaatctaccttcttccttccctcagggagcagaaagcaactaccagttaaataatttctgtaagttttctcctgtttattttgacactgtttttcataagttgtatgtctttttattatcaaatttttatacctttttcttattgtaagcattgagctttttgctattaaagtataaaactttaacaatttgaaccttgaatgttctaaaagaatccatagccaaaaggtgtgtgagccttatgagtgatagacatatttttattagtattattgttagttccgggactcatcgcccgtgtattcgatgagtggtggcagcgcgtatgagcgggtgtgtggcctgggtcggtgtgtgatttatgctcccattacagcattgcaggcacaaccccaagtcacgtgtgagagcaggcacgtgacgaataagtgacaccacggagaagggatccgtgacacagaGTAAAGAGAAAAAAACTTGAATAACAATATACAGATCCTCATATAAGGTCTTCCTACCTCTTGGACTGTCTTCATCTTCTTCTTTGATGGTGAGGGCAGGACTTTGTGGAGCGGAGTCTTCGCTCAGTGAGTAGCTGTGCTCAGCCTGTATGGGTGGAGAAGGACTTTCAACCTCCATATCCAGGAAGGAATCTCGATCCAAGAGAGGAGGATCATCAAAGAAACTATTAAAGAGGTCATTGGAGAATTCATCGAGAGCTTCTGAGAAATGCTgtggggacaaaaccagtaataatCAGAAGGCGTCTCATCGCTCTATGTCATAGGCGAGCAGATGACAGGTCAAACAACTCTTTAAATGACTCCACTACTATGGACATTCGAGTGAGTATGCAATACATACATGAGTGATATTTTGTGAGCAATGTCTATTAAATGGTCCCTGTTTTCATaaattttgcataaatcaatagtataagtCCCTATAAGAAACACTATGATATATCTTAGAGAAATTTACTTttgtctccacttatgagccactttttTCCCCTCTCTCTCTGCCTCTTGAATTAATTCTTCATTCTAAAACACTGCTAAAATTCAGCTTGGTCAAGGAAGATTGACTATCAACTAACTGAGGGACCAGATTACAGCTGCGTATTAAACTCTATGGAGAGGGGAGTGGTGAGAGGCAGACGCAAAGTGAGGCCCAGACACAAACAGCTTTCTTGTAAGTGTTTTATTTCACCTCAGCGCTGGATACACTGCTCAGTTCTGCTGCATACTGTCGGTTACACTGTTGCTACTTTCTaatagttttgttttatttcatcCTATCGCTAGTATCAGAGTTTCTGTgtaaattccccccaaaaaaacactggaaaaggacatcatggttggaagaatagaaggaacaagggtaagaggaagaccagcaacccgatgggttgatacaatcaagataacagcggagaaaaccctgatggacctatctaggctgcacaagatcgatcttcctacagatcgttcatccatcaagtcaccatggcttgaGATCGAGTTAAAGGCTGTTAAAAAACAATAGCTAGTATCACAGCTACCCTTCTCAGTACTAGTCTATATTGTTCTccatgctggattcacagctataccACTCACTACCGCTGTACAGTTGTCTATGCTGCTCCTTTCTTAGTATGTTTTATCTAAATCCAGTGCtttattcacagctacactgctcgatCCTTCTGCTAATGTCCTCTATGCATCTCCTGAATATatgctatgtagaaacaggaaagcatgaatccctcatgtctgtgtgttttaTGTATGGGAGACATCACAGCTCCTAGTCTTTACTACCTAGCtcggagacaactgaaaattagagaacaTGCAGAGGGAAAAActagcaaaaaaaatgcaactttaaCAAAAAAATATTTGAGCACAAGGATCTCAAATAGGGGCTCCCATCCAGTGCTCCCCTCTATGACACAGAGCTGGTGAATTTGACAATTTCATGAATTACAGTTTGATCAGTGGCAGCCATGTATCACTACATTTCCCCTTTAGGGACCAATATGTCTTTGTGGCCGCAGCA from Ranitomeya imitator isolate aRanImi1 chromosome 9, aRanImi1.pri, whole genome shotgun sequence encodes:
- the CREB3L1 gene encoding cyclic AMP-responsive element-binding protein 3-like protein 1 isoform X1 codes for the protein MEGVTVTQERSFHSPFLELEDLTEADFMSNVHFSEALDEFSNDLFNSFFDDPPLLDRDSFLDMEVESPSPPIQAEHSYSLSEDSAPQSPALTIKEEDEDSPRDPVSAVWALEHELCSLLVKQEQNLIAKVEPMHPNVPLQQGPGTGVPHNEENVSRNSISHIKLEPGIPNHLLNVTSDVLGVMPLTPPSSHSSDSDGSQSPRSLPPPSPARPAARSSHAISSSPLLTAPHKLQGTSGPLMLTEEERRTLVAEGYPIPTKLPLTKTEEKALKRVRRKIKNKISAQESRRKKKEYVECLEKKVESFTSQNSELWKKVETLENANRSLLQQLQKLQALVTGKVPRPCKLAATQTGTCLMVVALCFILAFGSMIPSFPEFSTGSQTVKSAPLLAPDLYTLSQIRSRSLLSYDEGAGVSSEDPSAGLGNHRKWRSGAASLSDHLENAAHERDKYFGQTDRKNQTHGGFAGQEEGGTGSELL
- the CREB3L1 gene encoding cyclic AMP-responsive element-binding protein 3-like protein 1 isoform X2, with protein sequence MEGVTVTQERSFHSPFLELEDLTEADFMSNVHFSEALDEFSNDLFNSFFDDPPLLDRDSFLDMEVESPSPPIQAEHSYSLSEDSAPQSPALTIKEEDEDSPRDPVSAVWALEHELCSLLVKQEQNLIAKVEPMHPNVPLQQGPGTGVPHNEENVSRNSISHIKLEPGIPNHLLNVTSDVLGVMPLTPPSSHSSDSDGSQSPRSLPPPSPARPAARSSHAISSSPLLTAPHKLQGTSGPLMLTEEERRTLVAEGYPIPTKLPLTKTEEKALKRVRRKIKNKISAQESRRKKKEYVECLEKKVESFTSQNSELWKKVETLENANRSLLQQLQKLQALVTGKVPRPCKLAATQTGTCLMSAPEASCPTMKELEFHQRIPVQVWETTENGDLAQHLSATISKTRLTKGTSTLDKQTGRTRHMEDSQGRKRGAQALSYCRVGAKGRGIES